The Faecalibacterium sp. I3-3-89 sequence GCTTTGTTAGAGCGCGGATTTCTTCATCCAGTTCATCGGCACACTCCTGTTCTTCCTTTTCTGTCCGTATGCTATCCTGCAATGCAGCCAGTTTTTCCGAAAGAGCCTTTTTCTTTTCTATGTACGCATCTCGCAGCAGCACACCGTCCGCATACGATTCATATAGTTTGATTTGCTCTACCCGAATGGCTTCCGCTTGCTTTTCCAAGTCCTCAATGTCCATGCAGCGCACCGTGATAGACTGCTTTTCCTGCATTCCCTGATTTACCACATCCAGCGCATAGAATACTGTTTTTATCGCACGAGCCACTTTTGCATTCACCGAATATTCTCTGTAATAGCCGCCGTAGCATTTAGAGAACTTTCCGGCTGACCGTTTATAGCCGCAATAGAAAACCATTTCCCCATATTGCCTTTCGTGGCGAAGCTGCCGATTACAGTTTCCGCAGCAGATTTTTCCTTTTAACGCAAAATCATCACCCACCTTATATTGAATTGGAGTTACGTTACGGATTGCTTTCTGTGCCTGGTAGTATTCATCTTTTGTCACGATGGCCTCATGAGCGTTTTCTGCGATGATCCACTTATCCTCCGGGAGCGTCCGAACAGAGGTAGTATTCACATCAATTTTCTTTCTTCTCCCCATAACCAACGCACCAGTGTATTCATACCGTCTAAGGATTCTCCACACGATTGCCGCGTTCCATAACATTTCACTGTCCGGGGCAATAATAGGATTGCTGCCCATCAGCAGATTCTTTCGTTTCGCATACAATCCCGGCGTAGGAAGATTTAATTCGTTCATGCCGTAGGCGATCTGCGTTGTATTGCGGCCGGACAATGCTAATTCAAATACTTTTTTCACGCAGACTGCAGCCTCCGGGTCAATCTCCCACCGCCGCCCACCTTTCTTGTTCCACACATATCCAAAAGGAACATTCGTGCAGGTGGCTTTCCCGTTCTTCCAGTTCGTTTCCAGAGTAGCCCGAATCTTTTTCGCAATATCCCGGCTATACATATTATTCACCAGATTGCTGACCGCCACTTCGATTCCCGGCGTTCCGTTGTTCAGTTTCATGCTGTCAAAGGAATTATTCACAGCAATAAACCGAACTCCCATCAATGGAAAAATCTGCTCAATGTAATCGCCAACACCGATATAGTCACGACCAAGGCGGGATAAATCCTTTACCACGATGACTTTTATATTGCCCTGCTTCAAATCCACGATCATTTTCTGAAAAGCTGGACGATTAAAAGCTGACGTTAGATAACGATACTTTTGAAAACACTGGAAAATCAAGGTTTTTCGAGCGACGGACAAGCAGGGTATTGTACTAAAAACTGAATACGACGCAGAAGCGGCGTTTCTTACTCTCTATACGGGAGAACAGGAACGCCGCTTTTTTCATGCCCTTGTTACGCAGTAGGGGCAGAAAAAGCCTTGCTACAAGCGGTTTTGCGGGCGCGTATCTGGCGCGGAAAGGGATTTATACCTTATCCCCCGAAACCGCGCTTCTACTGCGTAACAAATCCAAAGCAAAGGAGCTATGAACTATGGCAGTTTTCAGAGTGGAACGGAACAAGGGCTACACCGTAATGAGCAACCACCACCTACGCAACAAGGAGCTTTCCCTAAAGGCAAAGGGGCTGTTGTCGCAAATGCTGTCACTCCCCGAAGATTGGGACTACACCTTGAAAGGCTTATCCCTTATCAACCGGGAGAAGATAGACGCTATCCGCGAAGCCATTAAGGAGCTTGAACGCGCCGGGTATATCGTCCGGTCAAGGGAGCGCGACGAGAAAGGACGCTTGCGGGGCGCGGACTATGTGATATTCGAGCAGCCGCAGCCGCCTACGCCGGATTTACCTACATTGGAAAATCCAACATTGGATAATCCAACGCAGGAAAAACCAACATTGGAAAAACCTACGTTGGAAAATCCAACGCAATTAAATAAAGATATACAAAGAACTGACTTACCAAAAAAAGAAAAAATAATTACTGATGAACAAAGTACCCATTCCATTCCTATCCTTTCCCCTAACCCCTCTCCTTGCAGAGAAGCGGCTACTCCGCCGGAACGGAAAGGAACGGAAGCGACAGCACAGAGCGCAGTTGATATATACCGGGAAATCATCAAGGACAATATCGACTACCACATTCTCAAACAGGACATGAAGTTTGACAGTGACAGGCTTGACGAGATTGTAGACCTCATGCTTGAAACCGTATGCACCGCCAGAAAGCGGGTGCGGATTGCGGGGGACGACTACCCGGCAGAGCTTGTGAAATCTAAGTTTATGAAACTGGACGGCGAGCATATCCGCTTTGTGCTTGACTGTATGCGGGAGAACACAACGAAAATCCGCAACATCAAGCAATATCTGAAAGCAGCCCTTTTCAACGCCCCGTCCACTATCGGCAATTATTACACTTCCCTTGTCGCCCATGACATGGCAAGCGGCGCACTGTCACCGAAAAAGCCGCAGTACGGCGACCCGGACTATTATTCATGCAACGAGGGCGAAAGCCTGTAACCACCCACAACCACAAAAGGAGGATTTTATTATGGCACAGAAAATGACAGGAGCATTGGTATTTGACGAGCGCACCGACCGTTACGACATCCGCTTTGACTTAAACAGCTACTACGGGGGCTTGCATTGCGGCGAGTGCTTTGACGTATTCGTGCGGGGCAAGTGGAAGCCGACCCGGATTGAGTACGGCGACAACTGGTATCTTGTGGGTATCAGAGCCGAGGACTTGAACGGGCTGCGGGTGCGTATCTGACCGCCGCCCCATAAAGAAACGCGAAAGGAGGACGCGACAAATTGCAGGACGAAGTAAACGAAAAGACCATAGCCCTTTACATCAAGACCGGGAAGCTGACCGCCCAGACGCTCCAAAAGGCAATGAAAGCCATACTGTCAAAGGGCAAAAAGCAGCTTGCAAAACCGCCACAGGGAAAGCAGAGCTTAAAGCAGCTTATGAAGCAGAACGCGGGCGTTTCCAACATTGAGATTACCGAGGGCAATATCAAAGCCTTTGAGGGTACGGCGAAAAAGTACGGTATCGACTTTGCGCTGAAAAAGGACGCGACGGAAAGCCCGCCCCGCTATCTGGTTTTCTTCAAGGGGCGGGACGCGGACGTGCTGACCGCAGCCTTTAAGGAGTTTTCCGCAAAGAAGCTGACACAGGAGAAAAAGCCCTCTATCCGAAAGCTGCTCTCAACCCTTAAAGAAGCCACACAGGGCAAGAACGCGGAACGTGCGAAAGTCAAGAACAAAGACAGGGAGGTATCGCTATGAAGCCGGAAATCAAGAAGCTGCTTATCCTAAATCTCCCGTATCTGCTCTTTGTCTGGCTCTTTGATAAAGTGGGCGCGGCTGTCCGTCTATCCCCCGGCGCGGACGCAAGCGCAAAGCTGCTACATCTTGGGGACGGTTTTACCGCCGCCTTTTCCAGTATCGCGCCGAGCTTCCACCCGGCAGATTTAGCTTTAGGCATTGCGGGGGCGGTCATTGTCCGGCTGATTATCTACACCAAAGGCAAGAACGCGAAGAAATACCGCCGCGGGACAGAATACGGTTCGGCGCGTTGGGGCGGGGCTGACGACATAAAGCCGTACACAGACCCGGTATTTGAGAACAATATCCCCTTAACGCAGACGGAACGGCTTACCATGAACAGCCGCCCGAAGCAGCCGAAATACGCAAGAAACAAAAATATCCTTGTAATCGGCGGTTCCGGCAGCGGCAAGACCCGGTTCTTTGTGAAACCGTCGCTCATGCAATGTACGTCAAAGGATTTTCCAACGTCGTATATCGTCACTGACCCGAAAGGAACACTGATTTTGGAAACCGGGAAAATGTTACAGCGGTACAAATACCGTATCAAAGTGCTAAATACGATTAACTTCAAAAAATCCATGAAATACAATCCCTTTGCCTATCTGCGGAGCGAAAAGGACATTTTGAAGTTAGTCAATACCATTATCGCCAACACCAAAGGCGACGGGGAAAAATCCGGCGAGGATTTCTGGGTGAAAGCGGAAAAGCTCTACTACACCGCGCTAATCGGCTACATCTGGTATGAAGCCCCGGAGGACGAGAAGAACTTCACGACGCTGCTTGAAATGATAAATGCGTCGGAAGCCCGCGAGGACGACGAGGATTTCCAGAACCCGGTTGACCTCATGTTTGAACGTCTGGAAGAAAAAGACCCGGAACATTTTGCAGTCAAGCAGTACAAAAAATACAAACTGGCGGCG is a genomic window containing:
- a CDS encoding recombinase family protein; the protein is MSVARKTLIFQCFQKYRYLTSAFNRPAFQKMIVDLKQGNIKVIVVKDLSRLGRDYIGVGDYIEQIFPLMGVRFIAVNNSFDSMKLNNGTPGIEVAVSNLVNNMYSRDIAKKIRATLETNWKNGKATCTNVPFGYVWNKKGGRRWEIDPEAAVCVKKVFELALSGRNTTQIAYGMNELNLPTPGLYAKRKNLLMGSNPIIAPDSEMLWNAAIVWRILRRYEYTGALVMGRRKKIDVNTTSVRTLPEDKWIIAENAHEAIVTKDEYYQAQKAIRNVTPIQYKVGDDFALKGKICCGNCNRQLRHERQYGEMVFYCGYKRSAGKFSKCYGGYYREYSVNAKVARAIKTVFYALDVVNQGMQEKQSITVRCMDIEDLEKQAEAIRVEQIKLYESYADGVLLRDAYIEKKKALSEKLAALQDSIRTEKEEQECADELDEEIRALTKQANEKTYIGGLTKECVDAFVSMVYLYDDQTMKIEFNCEDVIRRALEKYGA
- a CDS encoding DUF6017 domain-containing protein; the encoded protein is MAVFRVERNKGYTVMSNHHLRNKELSLKAKGLLSQMLSLPEDWDYTLKGLSLINREKIDAIREAIKELERAGYIVRSRERDEKGRLRGADYVIFEQPQPPTPDLPTLENPTLDNPTQEKPTLEKPTLENPTQLNKDIQRTDLPKKEKIITDEQSTHSIPILSPNPSPCREAATPPERKGTEATAQSAVDIYREIIKDNIDYHILKQDMKFDSDRLDEIVDLMLETVCTARKRVRIAGDDYPAELVKSKFMKLDGEHIRFVLDCMRENTTKIRNIKQYLKAALFNAPSTIGNYYTSLVAHDMASGALSPKKPQYGDPDYYSCNEGESL
- a CDS encoding DUF5348 domain-containing protein — its product is MAQKMTGALVFDERTDRYDIRFDLNSYYGGLHCGECFDVFVRGKWKPTRIEYGDNWYLVGIRAEDLNGLRVRI
- a CDS encoding PcfB family protein, with translation MQDEVNEKTIALYIKTGKLTAQTLQKAMKAILSKGKKQLAKPPQGKQSLKQLMKQNAGVSNIEITEGNIKAFEGTAKKYGIDFALKKDATESPPRYLVFFKGRDADVLTAAFKEFSAKKLTQEKKPSIRKLLSTLKEATQGKNAERAKVKNKDREVSL